From the Procambarus clarkii isolate CNS0578487 chromosome 70, FALCON_Pclarkii_2.0, whole genome shotgun sequence genome, one window contains:
- the LOC138356152 gene encoding uncharacterized protein: MLKNAPNKLGGNRYKVQTLSQMGGASCGDTVRRMMRRIGTYGVWSQYSLVGRKRKRVFKTLDICNVIIKACINTHTNATERDVETSIADMLKNAPNKHGGNRYKGGEARIHVHHIAESDMTNNENSGEPGAWHTAESSLMSI; this comes from the exons gtccagacgctgtctcaaatgggcggtgcaagctgtggagacacagtgagacgaatgatgaggaggatagggacctatggggtctggtctcagtattcactcgttgggcgcaagaggaaacgtgtcttcaaaaccttggatatttgtaatgtaataataa aagcctgtatcaacacccacactaatgcaactgaaagagatgttgagacaagtattgctgatatgttgaagaacgccccaaacaaacacggtggaaacagatacaag ggtggtgaagcaagaatacatgtgcatcacatagcagagtcggatatgacgaataatgaaaacagcggagagcctggtgcatggcataccgctgaatcttctctaatgtctatatag
- the LOC138356131 gene encoding uncharacterized protein, with product MSIRICENVLLPGGRPTATTSQWGASSQTPTSDWSSQPSSPAHTNRPLNSTVQALTSAASMIACNNPQEYVRILNILYKANGLPAFIVPEEVFTNTTSSSQDTVLVPDITVNAAVLTDLLSTAKPAPPATSSQATQTPTPPLSTTDTVPSLVCEPSQRPKSAVTPIKPQQARTQPPRFTASTPDSADSSDEDVSVGTPPPPVKQPNTTEDFRLEAASNDSLTVSTRSKTNKQARRPGKKKNTDDLRPSTSRNQ from the coding sequence atgtctatacgaatttgcgagaacgtgtTGCTTCCGGGAGGAcgtcccactgctactaccagccaATGGGGAGCCAGCTCCCAAACGCCAACCAGCGATTGGTCTAGCCAGCCATCATCCCCGGCCCACACCAACCGACCACTGAACAGCACAGTTCAAGCATTAACATCGGCGGCCAGCATGATAGCTTGCAATAACCCCCAGGAATACGTAAGAATATTAAATATTCTATACAAAGCAAATGGTCTTCCAGCTTTCATAGTTCCAGAAGAAgtcttcaccaacaccacttcaAGTTCTCAAGATACAGTCTTGGTCCCTGACATCACCGTGAACGCCGCCGTGCTCACGGATCTACTATCAACAGCAAAGCCTGCTCCTCCAGCAACTTCATCACAAGCCACCCAGACGCCAACGCCTCCACTATCGACTACTGATACAGTTCCATCTCTCGTGTGCGAACCCTCTCAACGCCCTAAATCAGCTGTAACTCCCATTAAGCCTCAACAGGCAAGAACTCAACCTCCAAGATTCACTGCATCTACTCCTGACTCAGCTGACTCATCAGATGAGGACGTCTCGGTGGGAACACCACCTCCTCCAGTGAAGCAACCCAACACAACAGAAGATTTCcggctggaagctgcctccaacgATAGCCTCACCGTATCAACACGAAGCAAGACCAACAAACAGGCCAGGAGGCCTGGGAAGAAGAAAAACACCGACGATCTGCGCCCGAGTACATCAAGGAATCAGTAG